In Haladaptatus sp. R4, a genomic segment contains:
- a CDS encoding YndJ family protein, protein MDTAPDRSALLGAVLWLVVPVLISLGRIAHLFLLVPLVLVPLVLRMVTPDSRTPLHRIAILGQPFGAVLVALSFVVSPGLVAGVLVLPWLATTVAVALLGFARLLPRGFRPLEELCLNAGLLYIAVGGCWLLISRLGVNPLGFGDAIVFFTAVHFHYAGFVLPVVVGLTGRAIDDDHVRRFYRPIATVVVFGPGLIALGISLSPIVEVASVTVLTLSVMSFALLLILGVVPTRSNRRQQISLIGAAVAVGISMLFALGYGLSQYLGTPIANLSIGRMVQIHGHLNALGFALLGIVGWRLSTPSPRFEDPTPSIPFSSLTSTWRVGEDYVERTGIEADGGSKPVGQVDEFSTYARHDFDTESVHTAVRNFYERTSEYTLSYRTHWHRGFRLGARIAALFTSSFEQLNLPLPRTASKTANSRIIDIDDSVDGRENVRAWVRTDSETGSAVFVAAYSTHEYAGETYMNVSLPLPGSNLSGILRIDSLDSAEHEGAIRLTSKRRTPGGHSGLYLVTPFVPIRLPMHEEFRVWSASDTPGTTGAMATSETTLIAQHEMWLFGRQFLTIDYAITPTASPKTRAAEPELD, encoded by the coding sequence GTGGATACCGCACCCGATAGAAGTGCGCTTCTCGGTGCCGTCCTCTGGCTCGTCGTCCCCGTACTGATCTCACTCGGACGTATCGCACACTTATTCTTGCTCGTCCCGCTCGTCCTCGTTCCGCTCGTCCTGCGAATGGTCACACCCGATTCACGTACTCCCCTCCACCGAATCGCCATCCTCGGGCAACCGTTCGGTGCGGTGCTGGTCGCCCTCTCGTTCGTCGTTTCCCCCGGTCTCGTCGCAGGCGTTCTCGTACTTCCATGGTTAGCGACCACGGTAGCGGTCGCTCTTTTGGGTTTCGCTCGTCTCCTTCCGCGTGGGTTCCGTCCGCTGGAAGAACTCTGTCTCAATGCCGGACTCCTCTACATCGCCGTCGGTGGTTGTTGGTTACTGATAAGCCGCCTCGGAGTGAACCCACTCGGGTTCGGTGACGCTATCGTCTTTTTCACCGCCGTTCACTTCCATTATGCGGGGTTCGTCCTTCCGGTCGTGGTGGGGCTCACCGGTCGCGCCATCGATGACGATCACGTTCGTCGATTCTACCGACCGATTGCTACTGTGGTCGTTTTCGGTCCCGGACTGATCGCCCTCGGAATCTCGTTGTCCCCCATCGTCGAAGTCGCGTCCGTTACCGTTCTCACGCTCTCGGTGATGTCGTTCGCGCTGCTTCTCATCCTCGGCGTTGTTCCAACTCGCTCGAACCGCCGCCAACAGATATCCTTGATCGGTGCTGCGGTTGCCGTCGGTATCTCGATGCTGTTCGCCCTCGGATACGGTCTCTCCCAGTATCTCGGGACTCCGATCGCAAACCTTTCCATCGGACGAATGGTGCAAATTCACGGTCACCTCAACGCCCTTGGATTCGCTCTTCTCGGCATCGTCGGTTGGCGGCTTTCGACACCGTCTCCGCGATTCGAGGATCCGACCCCGTCGATCCCTTTTAGCTCGCTGACTTCGACGTGGCGAGTCGGGGAGGATTACGTCGAACGAACCGGAATCGAGGCCGATGGCGGTTCGAAGCCGGTCGGTCAGGTAGACGAGTTCTCGACGTACGCTCGTCACGACTTCGACACCGAATCCGTCCACACCGCTGTTCGAAACTTCTACGAACGAACGAGCGAGTACACGCTCTCATATCGCACCCATTGGCATCGTGGTTTCCGTCTCGGTGCCCGTATCGCCGCGCTGTTCACGAGTTCCTTCGAACAGTTGAACCTCCCACTGCCGAGAACCGCATCGAAGACGGCGAACAGCCGCATCATCGATATCGATGATAGCGTGGACGGGCGTGAAAACGTCCGTGCATGGGTTCGAACCGATTCGGAAACCGGATCTGCCGTTTTCGTCGCGGCATATTCGACCCACGAGTACGCCGGTGAAACGTACATGAACGTCTCCCTTCCACTCCCCGGTTCGAACTTGAGCGGAATTCTCCGTATCGACTCTCTCGACTCGGCCGAACACGAAGGCGCTATTCGACTCACTTCGAAACGCCGGACGCCCGGCGGTCATTCCGGACTCTATCTCGTAACTCCGTTCGTTCCGATTCGGCTTCCCATGCACGAGGAATTCCGCGTTTGGTCCGCAAGCGATACTCCCGGTACAACTGGAGCCATGGCAACTTCCGAGACCACGCTCATCGCACAACACGAGATGTGGCTGTTCGGTCGCCAGTTCCTCACTATCGACTACGCGATCACACCGACCGCCAGTCCGAAGACACGAGCAGCAGAACCCGAACTGGACTGA
- a CDS encoding RNA-guided endonuclease TnpB family protein: MNYNYRYRLNPTVDIEERLAWTVDTCRQVYNHFLHRLNRTDDTSAYSEQKLLPSLKKWWNDLKDVHSKVLQKVVQRLYDNLSTLRGRKDNGYRVGTLKWKAPDEYRSFTYSQSGFKLKNTSGRTRLWLSKLGEIPITLHRDLPDDADIKTVSIKQEPTGKWYAILGVETPDEAPKKPDTPEKCVGIDVGILKYAHDTDGTAVESLDLSNKRERLERAQRTLSRKQHGSNNWEKQRRAVAERHADLKQKRWDFLHKLSNYYAREYDLVAVEDLDAKGLMELPDNSRNRVGASWGTFLRMLEYKCEREGTHFVAVNPRGTTKVCASCGISTDKPLWVRKHSCPSCGFEADRDTNAAWNILIRGLKKADIGAGCSESTSPEIFDFWLANESLCDSSTPVETALPTDTVVSAKRVVETGSPVRTVRSV, from the coding sequence ATGAACTACAACTACAGATATCGACTCAATCCAACCGTCGACATTGAAGAGCGGTTAGCATGGACGGTCGATACCTGTAGACAGGTCTATAACCACTTTCTCCACCGACTCAACCGGACCGACGATACGTCGGCGTACTCCGAACAGAAACTCCTACCGAGTCTCAAAAAGTGGTGGAACGACTTGAAAGACGTTCACTCGAAAGTGCTTCAAAAGGTCGTTCAGCGGCTGTACGATAACCTCTCGACCCTCCGTGGTCGCAAAGACAACGGGTACCGTGTTGGGACACTCAAGTGGAAAGCACCCGATGAATACCGAAGTTTCACCTACAGTCAATCTGGCTTCAAGCTCAAGAACACGAGCGGTCGGACACGTCTATGGCTCTCGAAACTCGGTGAGATTCCTATCACCCTCCACCGCGACTTGCCCGACGACGCGGACATTAAGACCGTCTCGATTAAGCAAGAACCCACCGGGAAGTGGTACGCTATTCTCGGTGTCGAGACACCCGACGAAGCTCCCAAAAAACCGGATACTCCCGAGAAGTGTGTCGGTATCGACGTGGGTATCTTGAAGTACGCCCACGACACCGATGGGACAGCGGTCGAATCGCTGGACTTGTCGAATAAACGCGAGCGGTTGGAACGTGCCCAACGTACACTCTCGCGGAAGCAACACGGTTCGAACAATTGGGAGAAACAGCGCCGTGCCGTGGCCGAACGTCACGCCGACCTGAAACAGAAGCGCTGGGACTTCTTGCACAAGTTATCGAATTACTACGCTCGGGAGTACGACCTTGTAGCAGTCGAAGACTTGGATGCAAAAGGGTTGATGGAACTCCCCGACAACAGTAGGAATCGAGTGGGAGCATCATGGGGGACGTTCCTTCGGATGCTCGAGTACAAATGCGAACGCGAAGGCACGCACTTCGTTGCGGTGAACCCACGAGGAACTACGAAGGTGTGTGCATCCTGTGGCATTTCGACCGATAAACCGCTATGGGTTCGGAAACACTCGTGTCCGTCGTGCGGGTTTGAAGCGGATAGAGACACGAATGCGGCGTGGAACATCCTCATTCGAGGGTTGAAGAAAGCGGATATAGGAGCGGGATGCTCCGAATCAACGTCACCAGAAATTTTCGATTTCTGGCTGGCGAACGAATCGCTCTGCGATTCGTCAACGCCTGTGGAGACTGCGCTCCCTACGGACACCGTTGTGTCTGCAAAGCGCGTCGTGGAAACAGGAAGCCCCGTCCGCACCGTGCGAAGCGTGTAG
- a CDS encoding Gfo/Idh/MocA family oxidoreductase, whose protein sequence is MATYTTERPFARVDVGRPFVDGYGTPGFVSKESAGGGPMIDIGTYQIGQLLYLLGNAPVERVSGATFEHTGDAYSADLVGDNRPTYTDRLETSGYDVEDAGLGFAHLEDGSVLSVRAAWHMFLPDEPSQVAGTKGGIQLDPFEFYTTTADYEATVSLDINDYETRQALLESEGGYEFERDIGQFSHWIRTLTGAADVPIPTGDIALNSMLVMEGTYLAQEAGRELTAAEIAERSKSTAIQLD, encoded by the coding sequence TTGGCGACGTATACTACGGAAAGGCCGTTCGCTCGCGTCGACGTGGGGCGACCGTTCGTGGACGGGTACGGTACGCCCGGATTCGTCTCGAAGGAGTCCGCCGGTGGCGGTCCGATGATCGATATCGGGACCTACCAAATCGGCCAACTGCTGTATCTACTCGGCAACGCGCCCGTCGAACGGGTGAGCGGCGCAACCTTCGAGCACACCGGCGATGCGTATTCGGCGGACCTCGTGGGGGACAATCGTCCGACGTACACCGACCGGTTGGAGACGTCCGGGTACGACGTGGAGGACGCCGGTCTCGGTTTCGCCCATCTCGAAGACGGGTCGGTACTCTCCGTCCGCGCCGCGTGGCACATGTTCCTCCCCGACGAACCGAGTCAGGTCGCGGGAACGAAGGGCGGTATCCAGTTGGACCCGTTCGAGTTCTACACGACGACTGCGGACTACGAGGCGACGGTTTCGCTGGACATCAACGATTACGAGACACGACAGGCACTGTTGGAAAGCGAGGGCGGGTACGAGTTCGAACGGGATATCGGCCAGTTCTCCCACTGGATTCGAACGCTGACCGGTGCGGCCGACGTACCGATTCCCACGGGCGATATCGCGCTCAACTCGATGCTCGTCATGGAAGGGACCTATCTCGCACAGGAAGCAGGACGTGAGTTGACGGCGGCGGAAATCGCCGAACGCTCGAAATCGACGGCGATCCAGTTGGACTGA
- a CDS encoding twin-arginine translocation signal domain-containing protein codes for MSRNTNQKEDKKDSKRSINRRRLIKTMGVVGGATALGSTAIDTAAAKHGEVKEVKKNITVESLSAPRNEGVIQRAINDPAVKKIKSKFNREGWVLSQDDLNALKSTQENKKNSPDSTYYTVILPFKRPRENGNEETYITWSSYGDLEPRGYNVHQKSDVQTEETESKVEFTSYWVENGELKSHNGTDSLDPDINHGSVSAKLLCTAMYTCTGNLNTACIAGAAAGVVGGSESCKACYVDVTRISCIACAAVLIGAGITISQCCQHGHWDCIFCC; via the coding sequence ATGTCCAGAAATACAAACCAGAAGGAAGATAAAAAAGATTCAAAAAGGTCGATTAATCGGCGTCGCTTGATTAAGACAATGGGCGTTGTAGGAGGGGCAACAGCTTTGGGTAGTACAGCAATCGATACAGCTGCTGCCAAACATGGAGAAGTCAAAGAGGTCAAAAAGAATATCACAGTAGAATCTCTTTCCGCTCCAAGAAATGAAGGTGTAATCCAACGTGCGATAAATGATCCAGCAGTTAAAAAGATAAAAAGCAAATTCAATCGTGAAGGATGGGTACTCTCACAAGATGATCTGAACGCACTTAAGTCCACCCAAGAGAACAAAAAGAACTCACCTGATTCGACATATTATACTGTAATATTACCATTTAAACGACCAAGGGAGAATGGTAACGAAGAGACATATATTACTTGGTCAAGCTACGGGGATCTTGAACCGAGAGGATACAATGTCCATCAGAAGTCAGATGTACAAACAGAAGAGACAGAATCAAAGGTAGAATTCACCTCTTACTGGGTCGAAAACGGTGAACTCAAATCGCATAATGGAACCGATTCGCTCGATCCAGACATAAATCATGGTTCTGTTTCAGCAAAATTGCTCTGCACAGCCATGTATACATGTACTGGAAATCTGAATACCGCATGTATAGCTGGTGCGGCTGCCGGAGTAGTCGGCGGATCGGAGAGTTGCAAGGCTTGTTACGTCGATGTAACACGCATTAGCTGCATTGCGTGTGCGGCCGTTCTTATCGGAGCAGGGATTACCATTTCTCAGTGTTGTCAGCACGGGCACTGGGACTGTATATTCTGCTGCTGA
- a CDS encoding phenolic acid decarboxylase, whose amino-acid sequence MTESFESTRPETLSRVLGKHFIYTYDTGWQYEMYIKDAHTIDYRIHSGMVGGRWVRDQDAHIVRLSDDVFKVSWDEPTGTSVSVSFNLTEREVHGVIFFPQWIEQNPELTVCYQNEHLDEMRQYRDEGPTYPKLVVDEFAEITFIEDVGTEREDIIDCAPAELPDQYTDRRN is encoded by the coding sequence GTGACAGAATCCTTTGAATCAACCCGTCCCGAGACGCTTTCCCGCGTTCTTGGTAAGCATTTCATCTACACGTATGATACTGGCTGGCAGTACGAGATGTATATCAAGGACGCGCACACGATCGATTATCGGATACATAGTGGGATGGTCGGCGGCCGATGGGTTCGTGACCAGGATGCCCACATCGTTCGACTTTCCGATGACGTGTTCAAGGTCTCTTGGGACGAGCCGACTGGAACCAGCGTCAGTGTTTCCTTCAATCTCACCGAACGAGAGGTCCATGGCGTGATTTTCTTCCCACAGTGGATCGAGCAGAACCCGGAGCTAACCGTCTGCTACCAAAACGAACATCTCGATGAGATGCGCCAGTATCGGGACGAAGGACCGACGTATCCAAAGCTGGTGGTCGATGAGTTCGCTGAGATCACGTTTATCGAGGACGTCGGAACCGAACGTGAGGATATCATCGACTGTGCACCCGCGGAGCTCCCCGATCAGTACACGGATCGGCGCAACTGA
- a CDS encoding glycosyltransferase, which produces MTAPDISVVTAAYNSADYIERALESVRRQTMDEARIEHVVVDDGSTDETVELVESFESPSVRLVENEENSGNGTVACNRGIERARGEYVTVLDSDDEFLPSLLQRSCGILEHNEKIDFVYPDYYERFPDGTRKTVETGENIMNTVKVGTVHRTDRLREFGSYDPEMIFAEYDLLLRYLDAGLDGYHVPDPLFVYYRRPDSQTADEGRVEAGKRELREKYGEDVRTREYRF; this is translated from the coding sequence ATGACCGCGCCGGATATCTCGGTCGTCACGGCGGCGTACAACTCGGCGGACTACATCGAGCGTGCGCTCGAAAGCGTTCGACGCCAGACGATGGACGAAGCGCGGATCGAACACGTCGTCGTCGACGACGGTTCGACCGACGAAACCGTCGAACTCGTCGAATCGTTCGAATCTCCGTCCGTACGACTCGTCGAGAACGAGGAAAACAGCGGAAACGGTACTGTCGCGTGCAATCGGGGAATCGAGCGAGCGCGCGGCGAGTACGTGACGGTACTCGACTCCGACGACGAGTTCCTCCCGTCGCTACTCCAGCGGTCGTGTGGAATTCTCGAACATAACGAGAAAATCGACTTCGTCTACCCGGACTACTACGAGCGGTTTCCGGACGGGACGCGAAAAACCGTCGAGACGGGCGAGAACATCATGAACACCGTCAAGGTCGGCACGGTGCACCGAACCGACCGCCTCCGCGAGTTCGGCTCCTACGACCCGGAAATGATCTTCGCGGAGTACGACCTCCTCCTGCGGTATCTCGATGCCGGTCTCGACGGCTATCACGTTCCTGACCCGCTGTTCGTGTATTATCGGCGACCGGACAGTCAGACGGCCGACGAGGGGCGGGTCGAAGCCGGGAAGAGGGAACTACGAGAGAAGTACGGTGAGGACGTGCGAACACGCGAGTACCGGTTCTGA
- a CDS encoding GAP family protein, with the protein MSFLRVLPLAFVMIAGPQILSAIFLATSENWRRNSAAFVFGSALSITLLVSLAYFLGIGANRQRGSNTTLSVIVLVLLLAAMVHTYLTREESEPPKWMGKLTTANPRFSFRLGFLLLGFFPTDILTSVAVGSYLSANGLAWTDSFGFIAITLLFLALPSLVLLAFGKRAQAWLPKAREWMNDNSWVVSEAVILLFVGMSLNDLLG; encoded by the coding sequence GTGAGTTTCTTGCGGGTTCTTCCGTTGGCGTTCGTGATGATCGCCGGGCCGCAGATTCTGAGTGCCATCTTCCTCGCGACGAGCGAGAACTGGCGGCGCAACTCCGCCGCGTTCGTCTTCGGATCGGCGCTTTCGATCACGCTTCTGGTCTCCCTCGCGTACTTCCTCGGTATCGGTGCGAACCGCCAGCGCGGGTCAAACACCACGCTCTCCGTCATCGTTCTCGTTCTCCTCCTCGCCGCCATGGTACACACCTACCTGACGCGAGAGGAATCGGAACCGCCGAAGTGGATGGGGAAACTGACGACGGCCAACCCGCGGTTCTCGTTCCGACTCGGTTTCCTCCTGCTCGGATTCTTCCCGACCGACATCCTCACCTCGGTCGCCGTCGGGTCCTATCTCTCGGCGAACGGATTGGCGTGGACCGATTCGTTCGGGTTCATCGCCATCACCCTGTTATTCTTGGCGCTTCCGTCGCTCGTCCTGCTCGCGTTCGGCAAGCGCGCGCAGGCGTGGCTTCCGAAGGCACGCGAGTGGATGAACGACAACTCGTGGGTCGTCAGCGAAGCCGTAATCTTGCTCTTCGTCGGGATGAGCCTCAACGACCTCCTCGGCTAA
- a CDS encoding AI-2E family transporter: MAGSGIDSGATRIRIERPNLRWWVIGLIVFGIVAVVAYTFLPWVVFGLFIYYVARPINRFIGKRIGNGNLSAALSLLLIVVPVVLFLGVFFSIAIGQLANFATTPMVTKLFGGVPNITIPNDPNKLLDTASTTLKNPSVQSALTSAQSFVGAVASSMFMLFLSLLLGFFLLVEDERLARWGKEQLLGDDRLSVDYLEAVDSGLNSIYFGYTLTIFVIMILTALIYNLFNLFAPNNLLIPATILLAVITGIFTLVPLVGRSVVYIAIAAFLALGAVQRNPTDLWYPVVFFLFMTLAFDNVVRTYIRPYLSGKLFHLSLVMFAYLLGPILFGWYGVFLGPLLMVIVVQFFGVVVPQLRGEKPDSPIDIEPTTRETDEGFDDTTKGGEATDGGRENGE; this comes from the coding sequence ATGGCTGGGAGTGGGATTGACTCGGGAGCGACGCGGATTCGTATCGAGCGGCCGAACCTGCGGTGGTGGGTCATCGGCCTGATAGTGTTCGGCATCGTCGCCGTCGTCGCGTACACGTTCCTTCCGTGGGTCGTGTTCGGACTGTTCATCTACTACGTCGCGCGGCCGATAAACCGCTTCATCGGCAAGCGAATCGGGAACGGAAACCTCTCGGCGGCGCTGTCGTTGCTGCTCATCGTCGTGCCGGTCGTCCTCTTTCTGGGCGTGTTCTTCTCGATCGCAATCGGGCAACTGGCCAACTTCGCGACCACGCCGATGGTGACGAAACTGTTCGGTGGGGTTCCGAACATCACGATACCGAACGACCCGAACAAACTGTTGGACACGGCGAGCACGACGCTCAAGAACCCGTCGGTGCAGTCGGCGTTGACGAGCGCACAGTCGTTCGTCGGTGCCGTCGCGTCGAGCATGTTCATGCTCTTTCTCTCCCTATTGCTGGGCTTTTTCCTCCTCGTGGAGGACGAACGCCTCGCTCGATGGGGGAAAGAACAACTGCTCGGGGACGACCGGTTGTCCGTCGACTACCTCGAAGCGGTCGATTCGGGGCTGAACTCGATCTACTTCGGCTACACGCTGACTATCTTCGTCATCATGATTCTGACCGCTCTCATCTACAACCTGTTCAACCTCTTCGCGCCCAACAACCTCCTGATTCCGGCGACGATACTGCTCGCGGTCATCACGGGTATCTTCACGCTCGTGCCGCTGGTCGGGCGCTCCGTCGTCTACATCGCCATCGCGGCGTTTCTTGCGTTGGGGGCGGTTCAGCGCAACCCGACCGACCTCTGGTACCCGGTGGTGTTCTTCCTGTTCATGACGCTTGCGTTCGACAACGTCGTCAGAACCTACATCCGACCGTACCTCTCGGGGAAGCTGTTTCACCTCTCGTTGGTGATGTTCGCCTACCTGCTCGGTCCGATACTGTTCGGATGGTACGGGGTCTTCCTCGGGCCGCTGTTGATGGTCATCGTCGTCCAGTTCTTCGGCGTGGTCGTCCCGCAACTCCGCGGGGAGAAACCGGACTCCCCGATCGATATCGAACCGACGACACGGGAAACGGACGAGGGGTTCGACGACACGACGAAAGGCGGCGAGGCGACCGACGGCGGACGGGAGAACGGAGAGTGA
- a CDS encoding PHP domain-containing protein translates to MRDFHTHSNYSDGKFLTRMVRAAEAAGLDGIGFADHCTVSSREYPRDIRAIRGFNLDATYERRRRAIEGLRETSDVAIYDAVEMDYDPRDEDEIRDFFERANFEYTIGSVHDIEGMNVQVSSNFDGMSDEGLDAFVDHYFENLASLVRSELFDIAAHPDLIERTPELRGRATESHYRTLAEAFSNSRTVPEINAGRALTDAGIVHPSEGFFAVLREYDIPFTVGSDSHRPDELPNRREFLDDHFSSLDLEPVAPPSLDR, encoded by the coding sequence ATGCGCGATTTTCACACCCACTCGAACTACTCCGACGGGAAGTTCCTCACTCGCATGGTGCGGGCCGCCGAGGCCGCCGGTCTCGACGGTATCGGCTTCGCCGACCACTGTACCGTTTCGTCCCGCGAGTACCCGCGCGACATCCGTGCGATACGGGGCTTCAACTTGGACGCCACCTACGAACGTCGGAGACGGGCCATCGAGGGGTTGCGCGAGACCAGCGACGTGGCCATCTACGACGCCGTCGAGATGGATTACGATCCGCGCGACGAGGACGAGATTCGTGATTTCTTCGAGCGGGCGAACTTCGAGTACACCATCGGCAGCGTCCACGACATAGAGGGGATGAACGTGCAGGTGTCCTCGAACTTCGACGGGATGTCGGACGAAGGACTCGACGCGTTCGTGGACCACTACTTCGAAAACCTCGCATCGCTCGTTCGCTCCGAACTGTTCGACATCGCCGCCCACCCCGATCTGATAGAGCGAACGCCGGAACTCCGCGGCCGCGCCACCGAATCCCACTACCGAACGCTCGCGGAGGCGTTTTCGAATTCCCGAACCGTCCCGGAGATCAACGCCGGTCGGGCGCTGACCGACGCGGGAATCGTCCACCCGTCGGAGGGGTTCTTCGCCGTCCTCCGTGAGTACGATATTCCGTTCACCGTCGGCTCCGATTCACACAGGCCGGACGAACTTCCGAACCGACGCGAGTTTCTGGACGATCACTTCTCGTCGTTGGACCTCGAACCGGTCGCGCCGCCGAGTCTCGACCGCTGA
- a CDS encoding histidine phosphatase family protein produces the protein MTTIHFVRHAHSPWVPNREAERPLSERGHEQAERVADNLSDEPIDVVVSSPFARARQTVRPTADRNGVELETDDGFRERQLTDGPVESIGETFESATERVWSDWSFAWPSGESNRDAKRRGLAAVERLRDRRSGETVVVGTHGNLLTLILHEYDERFDVEFWQEELTMPDIYEVTFPAEDEEVEITRRYGDSTVG, from the coding sequence ATGACGACCATCCACTTCGTCCGCCACGCACACTCGCCGTGGGTTCCGAACCGAGAGGCGGAACGGCCGCTCTCGGAACGCGGTCACGAGCAAGCGGAGCGCGTCGCCGACAACCTTTCGGACGAACCCATAGATGTAGTCGTTTCGAGTCCGTTCGCCCGCGCCCGACAGACGGTCCGTCCGACCGCCGATCGGAACGGCGTCGAACTGGAAACGGACGACGGGTTCCGCGAGCGACAGTTGACCGACGGTCCGGTGGAATCCATCGGGGAGACGTTCGAGAGCGCGACCGAGCGGGTCTGGTCGGACTGGTCGTTCGCGTGGCCGAGCGGCGAGTCGAATCGCGATGCGAAGCGACGGGGACTCGCGGCGGTCGAACGTCTCCGCGACCGTCGTTCCGGCGAGACCGTCGTCGTCGGCACGCACGGAAACCTCCTCACGTTGATCCTGCACGAGTACGACGAGCGCTTCGACGTCGAGTTCTGGCAGGAGGAACTGACGATGCCCGACATCTACGAGGTGACGTTTCCGGCGGAAGACGAGGAAGTCGAGATAACGCGTCGATACGGGGACTCGACCGTGGGGTAA
- a CDS encoding CPBP family intramembrane glutamic endopeptidase, translated as MSTAETRLRTFGMGIFLSFGAYGVGQIVALIAILALMAFGINVQNSPGILLLVSSVMLQGVTFGGIALVYLNYRDLGLDFIHVHVPSLRDIGVAIGGFVLLFGALNVISSVIQSLGLHSAENSVVDIASGNPAVFLLLIPLSFLLIGPGEELLYRGLIQGVLRESFSPVPAVILSSVLFASIHFFSLQGSGKFVYLATVFFLALILGSVYEYTNNLAVPILIHGAYDATLFGLQYLMATGQIHP; from the coding sequence ATGAGCACTGCTGAAACACGGCTCCGAACGTTCGGCATGGGGATTTTCCTCTCGTTCGGGGCGTACGGCGTCGGTCAAATCGTCGCCCTGATTGCGATTTTGGCTCTCATGGCTTTCGGAATCAACGTCCAAAACAGTCCCGGAATCCTGCTGTTGGTCAGTTCCGTCATGCTTCAAGGGGTGACGTTCGGCGGTATCGCGCTCGTCTACCTGAACTATCGCGACCTCGGTCTCGACTTCATCCACGTCCACGTCCCGTCGCTTCGGGATATCGGTGTTGCCATCGGTGGATTCGTCCTCCTCTTCGGCGCGTTGAACGTCATCTCCAGCGTGATCCAGTCGCTCGGCCTTCACTCCGCGGAGAACTCCGTCGTCGATATCGCGAGCGGTAATCCGGCGGTGTTCTTGCTGTTGATTCCGCTCTCGTTCCTCCTCATCGGCCCGGGCGAGGAACTCCTTTACCGTGGCCTCATCCAAGGGGTTCTCCGCGAATCGTTCTCCCCCGTGCCAGCAGTCATCCTCTCCAGCGTGCTCTTTGCGTCCATCCACTTCTTCTCGTTGCAGGGATCGGGAAAATTCGTCTACCTCGCGACCGTGTTCTTCTTGGCGCTCATCCTCGGGAGCGTGTACGAGTACACGAACAACCTCGCCGTCCCGATACTCATCCACGGCGCATACGACGCGACGCTGTTCGGACTCCAGTATCTCATGGCGACGGGTCAAATCCACCCGTAA